One region of Flavobacterium sp. KACC 22763 genomic DNA includes:
- a CDS encoding Hsp20/alpha crystallin family protein, translating to MNLIKRNANQHRGLPHTFFDDVFGRELFNWENKNFSTTSTTLPSVNIRETAEHFEVEVAAPGLEKADFKVTLDGNLLTISSEKENKQTIGQENFTRREFSYQSFQRSFELPKNVVDEEKISARYVNGLLHLSIPKKEQAKQKPPRMIEIA from the coding sequence ATGAATCTTATCAAAAGAAATGCAAACCAGCATCGTGGCTTGCCGCATACGTTTTTTGATGACGTTTTTGGCCGCGAGCTTTTCAATTGGGAAAACAAAAATTTTTCTACAACAAGCACCACCCTGCCATCGGTAAACATCAGAGAGACTGCAGAACATTTTGAAGTCGAAGTGGCCGCTCCCGGCCTGGAGAAAGCCGATTTCAAAGTTACCCTTGACGGAAACCTGCTGACTATTTCTTCGGAAAAGGAAAATAAGCAGACCATCGGGCAGGAGAATTTTACCCGCAGGGAATTCAGCTACCAGTCGTTCCAGAGAAGTTTTGAGCTGCCTAAAAATGTGGTCGACGAAGAAAAGATAAGCGCCCGCTATGTGAATGGCCTGCTTCATCTGTCCATACCCAAAAAAGAGCAAGCGAAGCAGAAGCCGCCTAGAATGATTGAAATCGCCTAA
- a CDS encoding TolC family protein, which yields MKNNRNIKYAGLICVLLSIAGCKTTSIVEKTENKTVPENYADNGLDTLNTGKVKWRSYFTDENLENLIDIALKNNQELNITLQEIEIAKSEVKARKGEYLPFVGFSAGADLTKSGRYTSTGSGEATTDIMPGKETPDPLPNYRFALTSSWEIDIWNKLHNAKKAALNRYLGSIEGKNFVITNLIAEIADSYYELLALDNQLEITKQNIDIQTNALKVVKIQKEAARVNELAVRRFEAQILSTQSLQFDIQQQITETENKINFLLGRFPQKIARSSNTFSTITPADIHAGVPSQLLENRPDIKKAEMELIAAKLDIKAAKAKFYPSLGISAGIGYEAFNTKYLLTSPESLLYSIAGDLVAPLINRNAIKAEYLTAGAKQIQAVYNYERTLVNAYVEVANQLSKIQNTAKSYDLKSQQVDALNESVQISNNLFSSARADYMEVLLTQKDALESKFELIETKKQQMNAFVNVYRALGGGWN from the coding sequence ATGAAGAATAACAGAAATATAAAATACGCAGGTCTTATCTGCGTATTACTCTCTATAGCGGGTTGTAAAACAACTTCTATTGTAGAAAAAACAGAAAATAAAACGGTACCCGAAAACTATGCTGATAATGGTTTAGACACTCTAAATACCGGAAAAGTTAAATGGAGAAGCTATTTTACAGATGAAAATTTGGAGAATCTGATTGATATTGCATTGAAAAACAATCAGGAATTGAATATTACGCTTCAAGAAATTGAAATTGCTAAAAGCGAAGTAAAAGCACGAAAAGGAGAATATTTGCCTTTTGTTGGTTTTAGCGCTGGTGCCGATTTAACCAAATCTGGAAGATACACCAGCACAGGTTCTGGCGAAGCAACAACAGATATTATGCCTGGCAAAGAAACACCTGATCCGCTTCCTAATTATCGTTTTGCACTGACTTCAAGTTGGGAAATAGATATTTGGAACAAACTTCATAATGCAAAAAAAGCCGCTTTAAACCGTTATTTAGGTTCTATTGAAGGAAAGAATTTTGTGATTACCAATTTGATTGCAGAAATAGCCGATTCGTATTATGAACTTTTAGCATTAGATAATCAACTAGAAATCACCAAACAAAACATTGACATTCAAACCAATGCTTTAAAAGTGGTTAAAATACAGAAAGAAGCTGCAAGAGTGAACGAACTGGCTGTACGTAGATTTGAAGCGCAGATTTTGAGTACGCAAAGTCTTCAGTTTGATATTCAGCAGCAAATTACCGAAACGGAGAATAAAATCAATTTCTTATTAGGGCGTTTTCCTCAAAAAATTGCTAGAAGCAGCAATACTTTCAGCACTATTACTCCGGCAGATATTCACGCAGGAGTACCTTCCCAGCTTTTAGAAAATCGTCCAGATATTAAAAAAGCAGAAATGGAACTAATTGCCGCAAAACTGGATATTAAAGCTGCTAAAGCGAAATTTTACCCTTCGCTAGGCATTTCAGCAGGGATTGGATATGAAGCTTTTAATACCAAATATTTACTGACTTCTCCAGAATCTTTGTTGTATTCTATAGCAGGCGATTTGGTTGCTCCTCTAATTAATAGAAATGCAATAAAAGCAGAATATCTTACCGCTGGAGCTAAGCAAATTCAGGCTGTATACAATTATGAAAGAACATTGGTAAATGCTTATGTTGAAGTTGCCAACCAATTGTCTAAAATTCAAAATACGGCAAAAAGCTATGACTTGAAGTCACAGCAAGTTGATGCTTTAAACGAATCTGTTCAGATATCTAACAATTTGTTTAGTTCTGCCAGAGCAGATTATATGGAAGTTTTATTGACTCAAAAAGATGCTTTAGAATCTAAATTTGAACTTATCGAAACCAAAAAACAGCAGATGAACGCCTTTGTTAATGTTTACAGAGCATTAGGAGGTGGCTGGAATTAG
- a CDS encoding efflux RND transporter permease subunit, producing the protein MFNKFIHRPVFAIIISIIIVFIGTLSIKQLPISQFPQIAPTTVNIFIAYPGASADVLVKSTLITLENSLNGTQGVRYMATDATSAGEATLRIIFEPGTDPNEAVIRVKTRVDQVMPLLPELVQREGVVITPIQPSMLMYINLYSKSRSMDEKFLYNYADVKMIPEISRVKGVARTQILGSRKYAMRVWLNPDRMRAYKISVEEVMQALQEQSIIGRPGRLGQSSGIAAQSLEYVLTYKGRYDEPKQYENVIVRANSEGESIRLKDIAKVELGSEFFDIYSNLDGHPSAAIVLKQNYGSNASDVINDVKAKLEEMKASFPPGMDYKISYDVSQFLDASIDQVVHTLRDAFILVALVVFIFLGDWRSTLIPIIAVPVSLIGAFFVIQLFGMSINLVTLFSLVLAIGIVVDNAIVVVEAVHAKFEEFPHITPYHAVKLVLGEIGGAIIAITAVMVSVFIPVSFMSGPVGTFYRQFSVTMSSSIIISAIVALTLTPVLCAILLKNNHGKQKKGNILTKSLDAFNRWFERLTGRYVVVLKTIVSRRVLTFGILIAFCAFIFIENKVLPSGFIPSEDQGTIYGIIQTPPGATLERTNQVAQKLQKICEKVEGVESVSSLAGYEIMTEGRGSNAGTCLINLKSWSDRKHSVTEIMEELEKKSKDLGAVVEFFEPPAIPGFGSSGGFSMRLLDKTTSTNYQEFDKINKQFMAELGKRKELSGLFTFFAANYPQYELEINNDLAMQKGVSIGKAMENLNILIGSTYEQGFIKFGRFFKLYVQSDPKFRRLPSDVLNLFVKNDHGEMVPYSAFMTLKKTQGPNEITRYNMYNSAAIQGQPAKGYTTADAIKAVQETALKTLPKGYDIAWEGLSYDEAGRGNESLYIFLVVLAFVYFVLAAQYESFIIPLSVILSIPVGILGSFVILQIMGLQNDIYAQIGLIMLVGLLGKNAVLIVEFAVLKHSQGATILEAAIEGAKVRFRPILMTSFAFIAGLIPLIFASGAGAIGNRTIGGSALGGMLFGTIFGVIIVPGLYYIFGSLAQGRKLIKGEEESSLSDDFIHHVDDFSKNNQTEENEE; encoded by the coding sequence ATGTTTAATAAATTTATACATAGACCCGTTTTTGCAATTATAATTTCGATTATAATTGTCTTTATAGGTACGCTGTCCATCAAACAGCTTCCTATATCGCAATTTCCACAAATTGCGCCCACAACCGTAAATATCTTTATCGCTTATCCAGGTGCAAGTGCCGATGTACTGGTAAAATCTACCTTAATTACCTTAGAGAATTCGCTTAATGGTACACAAGGTGTTCGTTACATGGCTACAGATGCAACGAGTGCCGGAGAAGCAACACTTAGAATAATTTTTGAACCAGGAACCGATCCTAATGAAGCTGTAATTAGAGTTAAAACAAGGGTAGATCAGGTAATGCCATTATTACCTGAACTGGTTCAGCGTGAAGGAGTCGTTATTACTCCTATTCAACCGAGTATGTTAATGTATATCAACCTTTACTCGAAGAGCAGAAGCATGGATGAGAAGTTTCTCTACAACTATGCCGATGTAAAAATGATTCCAGAAATTAGCCGTGTTAAAGGTGTTGCGAGAACTCAGATTCTTGGAAGCCGTAAATACGCCATGCGCGTTTGGTTGAATCCTGATAGAATGAGAGCTTATAAAATTTCTGTTGAAGAAGTTATGCAAGCACTTCAAGAACAAAGCATTATTGGTCGTCCTGGGCGATTAGGACAAAGTTCTGGTATTGCTGCACAATCTTTAGAATATGTGCTGACGTATAAAGGAAGATATGATGAACCTAAACAATATGAAAATGTAATTGTACGTGCCAATTCTGAAGGTGAAAGCATTCGATTAAAAGACATTGCAAAAGTTGAATTAGGAAGCGAATTCTTTGATATTTATTCGAATCTAGACGGTCATCCTTCTGCAGCAATTGTATTAAAACAAAACTACGGAAGTAACGCGAGTGACGTAATTAATGATGTTAAAGCAAAGCTCGAAGAAATGAAAGCGAGTTTTCCTCCAGGAATGGATTATAAAATTAGTTATGACGTTTCTCAATTCTTAGATGCTTCTATCGACCAAGTTGTTCATACTTTGAGAGATGCTTTCATTTTGGTTGCTTTGGTTGTATTTATATTTTTAGGAGATTGGCGTTCTACTTTAATTCCAATTATTGCCGTTCCAGTATCTTTAATTGGCGCTTTCTTTGTGATTCAGCTGTTTGGAATGTCAATCAACTTGGTTACTCTCTTTTCATTGGTATTAGCAATCGGAATTGTAGTCGATAACGCTATTGTCGTCGTCGAGGCCGTCCATGCCAAATTTGAAGAATTTCCGCATATTACACCTTATCATGCCGTTAAATTAGTATTGGGCGAAATTGGAGGTGCCATTATTGCTATTACAGCCGTTATGGTTTCTGTATTTATTCCTGTTTCGTTTATGTCTGGTCCCGTGGGAACTTTCTACAGACAATTTTCGGTTACGATGTCGAGCTCAATTATTATTTCTGCCATTGTAGCTTTGACCCTTACTCCTGTTCTCTGTGCCATTCTTTTGAAAAACAATCATGGAAAACAGAAAAAAGGAAATATCCTGACAAAATCTCTAGATGCTTTTAACAGATGGTTTGAAAGACTTACAGGCCGCTATGTTGTGGTTTTAAAAACAATTGTAAGCAGAAGAGTTTTAACTTTCGGAATTCTAATTGCCTTCTGTGCTTTTATTTTTATAGAAAATAAAGTACTTCCTTCTGGATTTATTCCGAGTGAAGATCAGGGAACCATTTACGGAATCATTCAAACGCCTCCTGGCGCTACTTTAGAAAGAACCAATCAGGTTGCTCAAAAATTGCAGAAAATCTGTGAAAAAGTCGAAGGCGTTGAATCTGTTTCTTCTTTGGCAGGTTATGAAATCATGACAGAAGGTCGTGGTTCTAATGCTGGAACCTGTTTGATTAACTTAAAATCATGGTCTGACAGAAAACATTCTGTAACAGAAATCATGGAAGAATTAGAAAAGAAATCTAAAGATCTAGGTGCTGTCGTAGAGTTTTTTGAACCGCCTGCAATTCCAGGATTTGGTTCTTCTGGCGGTTTTTCTATGCGTTTACTAGACAAAACTACCAGCACCAATTATCAGGAATTTGATAAAATCAACAAGCAGTTTATGGCAGAACTAGGCAAACGTAAAGAGCTTTCTGGTTTGTTTACTTTCTTTGCCGCCAATTATCCGCAGTATGAATTGGAGATCAATAATGATTTAGCAATGCAAAAAGGCGTTTCTATTGGTAAGGCAATGGAAAACTTAAATATTTTAATTGGAAGTACCTACGAACAAGGTTTTATCAAATTTGGACGTTTCTTTAAATTATATGTGCAATCTGACCCGAAATTTAGAAGACTCCCATCAGATGTATTGAATCTCTTTGTAAAAAATGATCATGGAGAAATGGTGCCTTATTCTGCTTTTATGACTCTTAAAAAAACACAGGGACCTAATGAGATCACGCGTTACAACATGTATAATTCTGCTGCTATTCAGGGTCAGCCTGCAAAAGGATACACTACTGCAGATGCCATTAAAGCGGTACAGGAAACCGCTCTTAAAACACTTCCTAAAGGGTATGATATTGCATGGGAAGGTCTTTCTTATGATGAAGCTGGAAGAGGCAACGAATCGCTTTATATCTTTTTAGTGGTATTGGCTTTCGTTTACTTCGTATTGGCTGCACAATATGAGAGTTTTATTATTCCGTTGTCTGTAATTTTATCTATTCCTGTTGGAATTTTAGGTTCGTTTGTCATTCTACAAATAATGGGCTTGCAAAACGATATTTACGCTCAAATCGGATTGATTATGCTGGTCGGATTGCTTGGTAAAAATGCCGTACTGATCGTCGAATTTGCTGTATTAAAACATTCGCAAGGCGCGACAATTCTCGAAGCTGCAATTGAAGGCGCCAAAGTTCGTTTTAGACCCATCTTAATGACATCATTTGCCTTTATTGCTGGTTTGATACCGTTAATTTTTGCTTCTGGAGCGGGCGCAATTGGAAACAGAACTATTGGAGGATCTGCGCTTGGCGGAATGCTTTTCGGAACCATTTTCGGAGTAATCATAGTTCCTGGACTATATTACATTTTTGGTTCATTGGCACAAGGCCGAAAACTAATTAAAGGAGAAGAAGAAAGCTCTTTATCTGATGATTTCATACATCATGTAGATGATTTTTCAAAAAACAATCAAACGGAGGAAAATGAAGAATAA
- a CDS encoding cation:proton antiporter domain-containing protein, with product MFSDLFSALAVLCFAVLFLILVLRRFRQPYFIAYIAAGVLLGPKLLNTIPDTAVVAELGEIGIVLLMFSIGTEIDLHHLSQHFCRPFAIALVQILLSALCMYALGMQLGWPASRIMLLSFIISLSSSAIVFQYLQRTGEIKSQLGIITCGVLLMQDILVVPMVLSLNFISGSNTSFFELVKVCIGGMLILLFLRSAIKRRIFNIPMRRELIADHDLQVFIGFCICFGMAWVSFWFGLSPAFGAFAAGIVIGQDKATRWLGKSLIPFRVFFMAFFFLAIGLQLDVVFFSANAGTIVLVTVSVLIINSLANSLLFKLSGNSWRDSIYAGALLSQIGEFSFVLLTLAASLGLVGDYMHQITHAVITSTMLLSSVWLAIIQKLIYKLPAQED from the coding sequence ATGTTTTCGGACTTATTTTCTGCCCTGGCTGTGCTCTGCTTTGCTGTGCTGTTCCTGATACTGGTGCTGCGCCGCTTCAGACAGCCGTATTTTATTGCCTATATAGCTGCGGGCGTGCTTTTGGGGCCAAAACTGCTGAATACAATTCCTGATACGGCAGTGGTCGCGGAATTGGGCGAAATCGGCATTGTTCTTCTGATGTTTTCCATTGGTACCGAGATAGACCTGCACCATTTAAGCCAGCATTTCTGCAGGCCCTTTGCAATAGCGCTGGTCCAGATCCTCTTAAGCGCCTTATGCATGTATGCCTTGGGAATGCAGTTGGGATGGCCAGCCAGTAGGATTATGTTATTATCTTTTATCATAAGCCTCAGCAGTTCGGCTATTGTATTTCAGTATTTGCAGAGAACCGGTGAGATTAAAAGCCAATTGGGGATTATAACATGCGGTGTGCTGCTGATGCAGGACATACTGGTTGTGCCAATGGTTTTATCGCTAAATTTTATTTCAGGCAGCAATACATCTTTTTTTGAGCTTGTCAAGGTCTGCATAGGCGGCATGCTCATACTGCTTTTTTTGCGGTCAGCCATCAAGAGAAGGATTTTTAATATTCCCATGAGAAGAGAGCTTATTGCCGACCATGATCTGCAGGTATTCATCGGCTTCTGCATATGTTTTGGGATGGCTTGGGTTAGTTTCTGGTTTGGGCTCTCGCCAGCCTTTGGAGCCTTTGCGGCAGGAATTGTGATCGGGCAAGATAAGGCAACGCGCTGGCTTGGAAAATCGCTGATTCCATTTAGGGTCTTTTTTATGGCATTTTTTTTTCTGGCCATAGGACTGCAGCTTGACGTTGTTTTTTTTTCAGCCAATGCCGGCACAATTGTCTTGGTGACTGTAAGCGTTTTGATTATCAATAGCTTGGCCAATAGCCTGCTTTTTAAGCTAAGCGGAAACAGCTGGAGGGACAGCATATATGCCGGTGCGCTATTGTCGCAGATTGGCGAATTCAGCTTTGTGCTGCTTACGCTTGCCGCTTCTCTTGGGCTGGTTGGAGATTATATGCATCAGATTACTCATGCAGTGATTACCTCCACCATGCTTTTGTCAAGCGTCTGGCTAGCCATCATACAGAAGCTGATCTATAAGCTGCCGGCCCAAGAGGACTGA
- a CDS encoding PAS domain-containing sensor histidine kinase, with protein sequence MHHNPRLLQSIIDAIPMPVGVYVGDNLKIGLANAAMIKTYGKGNDVIGKTYLEVVPEIEKQQILDEALGVLKTGTAFHAAAKKVDLVIDGVMTEHYFNYSFIPLFDQNGEVYGVLNTGTNVTDLQLAKQEVQHSNEKLNMAIESSGIGSYEIDLATKKIKTSGSFDAICSISGDATKEDLIAKLHPDDLPVREKAHKEAATTGKICYEARILNDGRPHRWAKINGRIIKDDHGSPKTIIGIVQDIHEHREFQEELKKQVESRTNELNRSNRDLMHFASVVSHDLREPLRKIKIFNTLLRDDIEGSANGKSEKYLRKIAQSAQRMETIIEGILAYSTVDKTLQHIEAINLNEVIENIKIDLELVIKEKGAVLIASDLPQIQGAPILISQLFYNLLQNALKFSKANQPPRVIITNRTIHIGGEDFVQIKIKDNGIGIDDQFAEKIFTAFERLHSKDQYEGNGLGLALCRKIAERHNGKITASGEKGNGAEFTVTLPLEQKANTI encoded by the coding sequence ATGCACCACAATCCAAGGCTCCTGCAAAGTATAATTGACGCTATTCCAATGCCCGTAGGGGTATATGTGGGAGATAATCTTAAAATTGGACTGGCCAATGCCGCTATGATCAAAACCTATGGAAAAGGGAATGATGTTATTGGAAAAACCTACCTTGAGGTTGTTCCAGAAATTGAAAAGCAGCAGATTCTCGATGAGGCGCTAGGCGTGCTTAAAACCGGTACCGCCTTTCATGCCGCAGCCAAAAAAGTAGATCTGGTGATAGACGGCGTGATGACTGAACATTACTTCAATTATAGCTTTATACCCCTCTTTGATCAGAACGGAGAAGTATACGGCGTACTTAATACGGGCACTAATGTGACGGATCTACAGCTTGCCAAACAGGAAGTGCAGCACTCCAATGAAAAACTTAATATGGCCATTGAGAGTTCAGGCATAGGGAGCTACGAAATAGACCTTGCCACAAAAAAAATCAAAACATCGGGAAGCTTCGATGCCATATGTTCCATTTCAGGGGATGCCACCAAAGAAGACTTAATTGCAAAACTGCATCCAGATGACCTCCCGGTGCGAGAAAAAGCGCATAAAGAAGCCGCAACAACTGGAAAAATATGTTACGAAGCCCGAATTTTAAATGATGGCCGCCCACACCGCTGGGCTAAAATCAACGGCAGGATTATCAAGGATGATCATGGCAGCCCAAAAACCATAATTGGCATTGTCCAGGATATCCATGAGCACAGAGAATTTCAGGAAGAATTAAAAAAGCAGGTCGAAAGCCGCACAAATGAACTCAACCGCTCCAACAGAGACCTTATGCATTTTGCCAGCGTGGTGAGCCATGACCTTCGCGAACCGCTGCGAAAAATTAAAATTTTCAATACCCTATTAAGAGATGATATAGAAGGCAGCGCCAATGGCAAATCTGAAAAATACCTTCGTAAAATAGCCCAGTCCGCCCAAAGAATGGAAACTATTATTGAAGGGATCCTGGCTTATTCGACTGTTGATAAAACCCTGCAGCATATCGAAGCCATCAATCTCAATGAGGTTATTGAAAATATAAAAATAGATCTGGAGCTGGTCATAAAAGAAAAAGGCGCTGTTTTAATTGCTTCTGACCTGCCGCAGATTCAGGGAGCGCCGATTCTAATCAGCCAGCTTTTCTATAACCTCCTGCAAAATGCCTTAAAATTTTCAAAAGCGAACCAGCCGCCCAGGGTGATCATAACAAACAGGACAATCCATATTGGCGGGGAAGATTTTGTGCAGATAAAAATAAAGGATAATGGCATTGGAATCGATGACCAGTTCGCTGAAAAGATCTTTACGGCATTTGAAAGGCTGCACTCCAAAGACCAGTACGAGGGAAATGGACTTGGTCTGGCACTGTGCAGAAAAATTGCCGAAAGGCATAATGGAAAAATAACTGCTTCCGGAGAAAAGGGCAATGGGGCGGAATTTACCGTTACCCTGCCTTTAGAACAGAAAGCAAATACCATATAA
- a CDS encoding PcfJ domain-containing protein gives MHLKFILTDIFFPFFLLLQPVWNGFSLQTGELSIYVIEEVKDFMREGDNLWHCVFTNEYYDRKDSLILSAKVEDKSVETIEISLSRMEILQSSGLKNKPSKHHKQIMSLLSKNSYQIKERLGEGKAKSVTA, from the coding sequence TTGCATTTAAAATTTATTCTGACAGATATTTTCTTTCCATTTTTTCTTTTGCTTCAGCCAGTATGGAATGGATTTTCTCTTCAAACTGGGGAACTGAGCATTTACGTTATAGAAGAAGTAAAGGATTTTATGCGGGAAGGCGACAATTTGTGGCATTGCGTATTCACCAACGAGTATTACGATAGAAAGGATTCGCTGATACTCTCCGCTAAGGTCGAAGACAAATCCGTCGAAACCATCGAAATCTCACTCTCTAGAATGGAAATCCTGCAATCCAGCGGATTAAAAAACAAGCCCTCCAAACATCATAAGCAGATTATGAGCCTGCTCTCTAAAAATTCATATCAGATAAAAGAACGTCTGGGAGAAGGAAAAGCAAAATCTGTAACTGCATAA
- a CDS encoding response regulator produces MISSENSRPSAEGMNEKEPVKIILAEDDKDDQELFIDALDEAQVPSEVTTVENGQQLMDSLRDKSQPDPDIIFIDVNMPVKGGKQALEEIKGDKELKDIPAVMLSTWNHPLDIEESFEKGADLYVQKPNSFAGFVMVIKKVFFLHWAKALLRPAINLFFVSEKNTSEGDF; encoded by the coding sequence ATGATAAGTTCAGAGAATTCCCGCCCCTCCGCTGAAGGGATGAATGAAAAAGAGCCAGTAAAGATTATACTGGCCGAGGATGATAAGGACGATCAGGAATTATTCATCGATGCCCTGGATGAGGCCCAGGTCCCTTCAGAGGTAACCACCGTTGAAAACGGGCAGCAGCTCATGGACAGCCTCAGAGACAAATCCCAGCCAGATCCCGATATTATTTTTATAGATGTCAATATGCCCGTTAAGGGGGGCAAGCAGGCGCTGGAAGAAATAAAGGGCGATAAAGAGCTAAAGGATATTCCTGCCGTTATGCTCTCCACCTGGAATCATCCTTTGGATATTGAAGAGAGCTTTGAAAAGGGGGCGGATCTTTATGTCCAGAAGCCCAATTCTTTTGCAGGCTTTGTGATGGTGATAAAGAAAGTCTTCTTTCTGCACTGGGCAAAGGCTTTATTGAGGCCAGCCATAAATTTATTTTTTGTTTCGGAAAAGAATACCTCTGAGGGTGACTTCTAA
- a CDS encoding chloride channel protein, translating into MLISIFVGLCGALLAFSLKKLTEFFERFLFNIASNYSIGIILFPTIGITAIYFLRKYAFKNRKNKGITEIYKTLDQRKDHLPLFKIPSHYINGFLTIIFGGSTGIEVSTVVAAATIGNFAYKKDLSAKIYKTELICAGVTAGVAVLFCSPLAGWLFAMEVIARKINRTLVIACTCSALASWLFISLFDNKPLLLYTIADWNWTAFPFFIILSLLSGLLAVYFTLLVTRIKGLFGTISNNFIRVNLGALTVGALIYLYPGLYGDSYDALHEVLHESIKAPGVSFFFLLIITMLKPLAASLTLGAGGDGGVFAPSIVSGAFLGLLVASIGNAYFSADLIPLNFALVGAAAALSASLSAPLTSLVLICNLLPNGYLLFVPIALGTVISYFFSKKLLPYNVYSYDFYLTAKQ; encoded by the coding sequence ATGCTTATATCTATTTTTGTTGGGCTCTGTGGGGCATTGCTCGCATTTTCACTAAAAAAGCTGACAGAATTTTTTGAACGCTTCCTGTTTAATATTGCCAGCAATTATTCAATAGGAATAATTTTATTTCCTACCATTGGAATTACCGCGATTTATTTTTTGAGAAAATATGCATTCAAGAATAGGAAAAACAAAGGAATAACCGAAATATATAAAACACTTGATCAGCGCAAAGACCATTTGCCGCTATTTAAAATCCCCTCGCATTACATCAATGGATTTCTAACAATAATATTTGGAGGGTCAACAGGTATAGAAGTATCCACTGTAGTGGCTGCGGCCACTATTGGGAACTTTGCCTACAAAAAGGATCTGTCTGCAAAAATATATAAAACGGAATTAATCTGCGCGGGAGTGACCGCGGGAGTTGCTGTTTTATTTTGCAGCCCTCTAGCCGGCTGGCTATTCGCAATGGAGGTTATTGCAAGGAAAATAAACAGAACACTGGTTATCGCCTGTACCTGTTCAGCATTGGCAAGTTGGCTGTTTATTTCTTTGTTTGATAATAAGCCTTTGCTCTTATATACCATTGCAGATTGGAATTGGACAGCTTTTCCGTTTTTTATTATTTTAAGCCTTCTTTCAGGGTTATTGGCAGTTTATTTCACACTTTTAGTTACCCGGATTAAAGGCCTTTTCGGGACTATTTCGAACAATTTCATACGCGTTAATTTAGGGGCTTTAACTGTTGGTGCATTAATTTACTTGTACCCAGGCTTATACGGCGATAGTTATGATGCCCTTCATGAGGTGCTGCATGAATCCATAAAGGCACCAGGCGTTTCATTTTTTTTCTTATTAATCATTACAATGCTAAAACCCCTGGCGGCATCCCTTACACTTGGAGCAGGCGGAGACGGAGGCGTATTTGCGCCCAGCATTGTTTCAGGAGCATTTCTAGGGCTGCTTGTCGCCTCTATTGGCAATGCTTATTTTTCAGCAGATTTAATCCCTTTAAACTTTGCCTTGGTAGGGGCGGCGGCTGCTTTATCGGCTTCTCTTTCCGCTCCCTTAACTTCTTTGGTTCTGATCTGTAATCTGCTTCCAAACGGATATTTATTGTTTGTCCCTATTGCGCTTGGAACTGTAATTTCGTATTTTTTTTCAAAAAAACTGCTTCCTTATAATGTATATTCATATGACTTTTATCTAACAGCAAAGCAATAG